The Brettanomyces bruxellensis chromosome 8, complete sequence genome segment ggctttaactatcaaactccttctttaatcgAACTAATAAGTACCTAGCAGTCAGTTTTGCAAATGATGTTTGAAACATCtataaaattttatttatgcCGATAAAAACTAATTGTACAGAGCTCCCTGATTCTATATTAACCGTTCTTTTAAATgagaaagcagaagttTATATTATAATCCTAGGTTTATTGAAATCTATCTTTATATCCTAATTATTTAAATAAGCAACCAATACATACTATGtagtaaaaataatattaatgTGTTGGTCCCTTAATAACTTGCTTAACTTTTGTCATTCCACATGACCGTTTACATCATGCATATTTCGTCTGCATAAAAGTGCTAAAGTCCTAAACTATATAAACACAATTTCACAACATGTGGTTACCCGAGTTTCTcaattttcattgtttgatTACTTATTAACCAGAAAATTACCCAATGGGAGTTACATTTTCCCAGCCACTTTTTTGATTTACAAACTTTCCTTGcatttcctcttcaatccTTATTAAAAACCAAAACTTTACAGATCAGTTTCACATCCCTTTACCAAATTCATATTTCAGATTACGTaacttaataaaatattagcGCGCACTAACAACAGCTCATTTATGATtaattctgaaaaaaattgaagtcgcgaaaagaaatatgtatgtatattTTGGAGCAGCTACCGAAAGGTGAGAAAAGTGGGATAGCgctatatatttttggatCTTTCATGCAAAAATTCATTTATACATTTgtgaaaatattacattCCTGCTTAACTTTTTATCAGATAGCAAGAAACATATTTGATTGaaagtaacaaaatataaaattaaaaaaaaaaacttcaaATACCATGGTATTGCCAAAAAATCGCAAgatcttgaaaatatcGTTTGTGATCACGAAACCTCCTCAATGTCCCGCTTCTTTTGTGTAAAGTGCGTACAGTCTTCTTATCCcgtttgaaaaaattgcaagTATTTACCATATACTAAATCAGGAAATCATAATAATTTCATGGATATGAAATTGATTTAATACAAAagtaaaatatatatttatgcaatttttttaatggCCTTTGAATCTTGACACTTTTACCAAAGACATAATTTAAAGTTAATAATAAGCTGACAGTGCTGAAAGTCTGAAATCAAAACCTTGCCTACTAAAATGTCATCGAACTCAGTCTCTAGTCCTCGgaaatttctttcaaagaaaCCATCTCTCTCCATTTTATCAGGGTCAAATATTAACAAACTGAATAACATGGGGAACAATCTTTCCGGAAAACCAATTAAGGAGAGAGTGGTTAGCAAAAGTACTGGACTGATAAAACTTTCATTAGACCGCAAGTATTTGCCAAATTCCAGTATCACTCAGAAAGAGAACCCACGGGCTGAGCGCAAGGGTTTACCAATTTACATCCCCGTGAGGAAGTCCTcagaaaatttgaatatattgaaCAGTAAGAAGGCAAAAGCTTCacaaattgaaagaaacaCACAGCATGAGCTCACAGATGAGCAGAGCAAGTCTTTACTATTTAGACTTGCTTCGAAGCAGAGAACTGTTTTAGATCTTAAAGAAAAGCTTCAAATAACGGAGAAGGAACTTCAGGATTTGGAATTACAATACAGGATATGCTTTGATACTCATGTGAATTCAGGAATagatattcaaaatgataataatcCTATGAAAAAACCGTCTATGATTCGTCTTAAAGCTAATCTCGAGAAAAAGGCATCGAAGTTTAACTTTATAGTGAATGATGGAGACACTGTCGTGGATAATTCAAAGCAAAACATAATAGACGGACTAAACAAGATTTCCGAGAATATGTCAAAAAATGAACTTTTTATTAAAGGAAAGACTATTTTGAACAATATGAACAgggaaaatgaaaagtgGATTaatcagaaaagaaaagaattaGTAAAAAGACTGCAAGGATCTTCTCTTCTCAACCAAAAAGGAATTTTGGATACTGTTCGTGACCGAATAGTGTACAAGAAACCTAAGACAAAGATAAGTCAAATATTCGAGGCAGTAATTGAAGGAGCCAATAAACAGCGGAAAGAAGATACATCCGATTTCGGTGAAGATGGGCTAGATGAGATACCTGCATATTTAGACTATGATATGCCAACTGAACTGAAAAGGGCAGAAGAGAGAAGCTTccgaaagaaaattaaaggGACAATTATGTATAACGAGGAATCAGCAAAATTTAAGAGAACCCCACGACTTCCAAGACGGCATTATTTGTGTGAGTTTCCTAGTGActcagaaaatgaagaggaagattaCGGTGGAGAGGTGATAAGATACGTTTGAAAGACTGTGCAATAatatataataaaatttcttgtATTTCACTCAACGCAGTAGGGTAGTAGTATCAGTAGTTTGtaaaatatgatgaaaaagaatgctaAGGCTCTTAAAATTATTATCCTGAACATGGCTATATAACAAAATAGCAGAGAAAATATGCCGCTTATCTATATTgcgttctttttttgtgggGTTTCTCGATTTCTTAAAATTTCGATAAGTcctaagcttttttttatcattgcTATAGTCCTCCTCGCGGCCTCACCTATTTTTAATATCAATTGCACATTTCTTAACAATCATCCTTCCTTAGTCATTGGTAAAGGGCTAATATTTCAGAAGTTTAAGAATACAAATACAGACATAATGACAGAAACAACTAAAAAACCAGAGACGACAGAGGACAAGAAAACTTTCATAGTAGGTTGATGATGCCTTTAAATGTTTCGAACTTATTTGCCCTCAATACTAACGAatgcttcattttttaaGGTCACGTTGAAAGAGCAGGCAGCAGCACCAGCCGTTGCAAAGTAAGCATTATGAACAATGCATTTATATAACTCCTGTTTGCGATTACTAACAAATTACAATCAGATTCAAGAATGCCGTTGCCGCATTAGGCGGAAGCATTGAGCATGAATATTCACTTATTAAAGGATATGTGTAAGTATCAATAGATCTGGGATATTTGCCcgcaaacaaaaaaaatatactttACTAACATTACATAGCGTTAAACTTCCATCTATTCATGCCGAGAAGTTGAacaaggatgaaaatgttgCAAGTGTTGAGGAAGACAAAGAGGTGAAAGCCAACAGCGTTTGAGTGAATGATGGAACGTGCACTTCTCATGCCGAGTATACCATGATTTAAGGCTGAAATTCGAGTGGGATTCATTATTAGATAATTCTTGagtttttattcttatcgGTATAGCaattccattttctttttattttagtaCCGATTTGTTAAGagattattattatttttttttttaattattttgaCAGGTTCCAGCAAAAAGTAGTAATTAATATGTGTTCAGCTGATAACAATGCACGTGATACTTAATTTTGTGTACGTTTAAGTTGTTATCTCATGCACAACAAGATCTTCTGAAAGTAACATCCTTATCTCTAATGATATTCTACATCATATGTTGGGTTCGGGGGCATCACACGGAAAGAGATAGTAGTTATATAACCCACGGCGTGGATGAGATCCGTCTGAGAAATTATTAAGTGGTAACCCGAGATATGTTTGTTGAACAAATCTATAGGAAGCGAATATTTCACGGAGACAAGCCGTTAAgggaaaataataataacgAGGTTATCTATCAGAGAGCTTATCGATTGACTAGAGATTAGGACAATTCTTGCAACTGAGGAATTTCATCCTACCGATATATAGTGATTAATCTTATTGTATTATGTAACTGTCCCTAATATTTTGGTTTAGACCGCTAAAACATAAAATTTGcgccttttttttttgaggcAGATGATTTTAAGATTTGGTTTTGGTGTAGGGATATAAGAGTCACTAGGCCAATAAAAATGCAATGAACGAAACTGACTTCTACCAAAGAAGAACAGAGCGGTTGTAAGCGCTAACATGCTGATATTAAAACGCAGATTTTTGGTAGAAATGCACACGAGCCGGTTGAACAattgatattgaaaatgaaacagATCAAATAGAAAGGTACAGTTTTATGCGTTGAGATTGTGAAACAAAAAGTTCGAGGAGTTAactaataaaaaaaattataccggtgcaaaaaaatttcaggaaAGTGAGGAGAAAATCTTCGGGCATTAGAAAAATTCAATGTTTAGCCGCACCGTTTAATAAAGGAGATGTGAGTCCCGGAATACTGTTTCCTATTgggatgaaaaatacaaatctGACGGATGAATCATTGGATGGATATTTTACAATATCCGCTCTCAAAATCTTTAGcgctttgcttttttacCGCCAATTGTGCACAAAATTTCAGCAGAATGGAGCATCATCCCTAAGGTCATCACAAACttaaatttattgataCCGATCCGAGCCAAGGCAcccaaaataaattatcgaagataattaaataaattggCTAGTTGCTCACCGCTATTAAGACACGGCTGAAATGAGCTAGCGGTTATACACCTGTCTTACCAGGAAAGCAAGCACCTTCCTCTTTGACATCCCCCGTTCTTAGTTATTATCACtattttaaaatttttctcaagttttctttgttcTAAATTACTCCAACtatttcgtttttttttttctgtcctCCTCGCTCACAGTATATATGAAAACTgttatgtttttttttttccaaaaccGAGACTGAAAACACACTCTCTATGCCTCTTTCAAGATTATTTCctttgattttttcatctcttgGACTCTTTTTCGTTTAACGTGCTCTTTACGTTCGTTTTCAAGTTAAAATCTAAGAGATCAAAGCAATAATTTTAAAATGGCATCTGTTGTTTTAGGAAGTCAATGGGGTGATGAAGGTAAGGGTAAACTTGTGGATATCCTGTGTGAGGATATCGATGTGTGTTGCCGTTGCCAAGGTGGTAATAACGCTGGTCACAcaattgttgttgatggTAAGAAGTTTGCCTTCCATATGCTTCCATCGGGCTTGGTTAACCCTAAGTGCCAGAACTTGATCGGTTCTGGTGTTGTTGTTCACCTtccatctttctttgccGAGGTGAAAGATATGGAGAGACAGGGCTTGACATGTAAAGGTAGGTTGTTTATTTCGTCGAGAGCACAGCTTGTCTTTGATCTTCACCAAAGAGTTGATAAGTTGAGGGAGGCCGAGTTGTCGGGCAACAAGAAATCTATCGGAACCACTGGTAAGGGAATTGGACCTGCTTATTCCACTAAGGTTTCTAGATCTGGTATCAGACTTCATCATCTTATATGCGATGAGCCTGGTGCATGGGATGATTTTGTTGCTCGCTACACCAGATTGGTCGAGACCCGTTTCAAGAGATACGGAAAATTCGACTATGATTTGAAGGCTGAGATCGAGAGGTACAAGAAGTACAGAGAGTTGATCAGACCTTATGTTATAGATTCAATTCCATTCATGCACAAAGCATTGgctcaaaagaagagaatttTGATTGAGGGTGCCAATGCATTGATGCTTGATATTGACTTTGGTACGTACCCTTACGTTACCTCTTCGAACACCGGAATTGGTGGTGTCTTGACTGGTCTTGGTATCCCACCACAGGTTATCAAGAACATTTATGGTGTTGTGAAGGCATACACTACTAGAGTTGGTGCTGGTCCATTCCCAACCGAACAGTTGAACGAGCTGGGTGACAAGTTGCAGCAAGTTGGTCACGAAGTTGGTGTTACCACGggtagaa includes the following:
- a CDS encoding uncharacterized protein (MEROPS:MER0018320), with product MTETTKKPETTEDKKTFIVTLKEQAAAPAVAKFKNAVAALGGSIEHEYSLIKGYVVKLPSIHAEKLNKDENVASVEEDKEVKANSV